A DNA window from Gasterosteus aculeatus chromosome 16, fGasAcu3.hap1.1, whole genome shotgun sequence contains the following coding sequences:
- the tmsb4x gene encoding thymosin beta-4: MADKPDVSEVANFDKTKLKKTETQEKNTLPTKETIDQEKTS; encoded by the exons ATGGCTGACAAACCTGACGTCTCGGAAGTCGCCAACTTCGACAAGACCAAGCTGAAGAAGACCGAAACCCAGGAGAAAAACACCCTGCCTACCAAAGAAA CCATCGACCAGGAGAAGACTTCATAA